One segment of Acidovorax sp. DW039 DNA contains the following:
- a CDS encoding TfoX/Sxy family protein gives MPARPLSDETLHLIDALRTALAQRSDVDERTMFGCYCFFVDGKLCVGVKGEELLVRLPPDRHGEFQEMQNTRELSPGGGMQGYFWVEPNGYATRAQWRFWLDEALAYNPHAKASPRRKPAASKTVASTASKATAKKTATMPKGPSGKAAKAGKRHSIFDEDG, from the coding sequence ATGCCCGCCCGCCCCCTCAGCGACGAAACCCTGCACCTCATCGACGCCCTGCGCACGGCCCTGGCACAGCGCAGCGATGTGGACGAGCGCACCATGTTTGGCTGCTACTGCTTCTTTGTGGATGGCAAGCTGTGCGTGGGCGTGAAGGGTGAAGAACTGCTGGTGCGCCTTCCGCCTGATCGGCATGGCGAGTTTCAAGAGATGCAGAACACCCGCGAACTCTCGCCTGGCGGGGGCATGCAAGGCTACTTTTGGGTGGAACCCAACGGCTATGCCACTCGCGCGCAGTGGCGCTTTTGGCTGGACGAAGCACTGGCCTACAACCCGCATGCCAAGGCATCGCCGCGCCGCAAGCCCGCTGCATCCAAAACAGTGGCGAGTACAGCGTCCAAGGCAACGGCCAAAAAGACAGCCACCATGCCGAAGGGGCCATCAGGAAAAGCGGCCAAAGCAGGCAAACGGCACAGCATCTTTGACGAGGACGGCTGA
- a CDS encoding acyl-CoA dehydrogenase family protein: protein MDFELTEEQRAFAQTARDFALAELAPHAAEWDAEGIFPKEAIAKAGELGFCGLYAPENAGGLALPRLDATLVFEEMAAVDPSTTAFITIHNMATWMLGTWAQPAVRDHWGPLLTTGQKLASYCLTEPGAGSDAASLKTRAELVGSEYVINGSKAFISGAGSTDVLVLMARTGDAQSGASGISAFAVPADTPGITYGKKEHKMGWNSQPTRTISFDNVRIPANHLLGQEGEGFKIAMKGLDGGRINIATCSVGAAQGALTQAQQYMQDRKQFGKSIASFQALQFKLADMATDLVAARQMVRLAASKLDAGARDATTYCAMAKRFATDAGFNVVNEALQLHGGYGYIREYPLERLLRDARVHQILEGTNEIMRVIIARRMLDGDAPEVIR, encoded by the coding sequence ATGGACTTTGAGCTGACCGAAGAACAACGCGCCTTTGCCCAAACCGCCCGCGACTTTGCCCTGGCCGAGCTGGCCCCGCACGCGGCCGAGTGGGATGCCGAAGGCATCTTCCCCAAAGAAGCGATAGCCAAAGCAGGCGAGCTGGGCTTTTGCGGCCTGTACGCCCCAGAAAACGCTGGCGGCCTCGCCCTGCCCCGCCTGGACGCCACACTGGTCTTTGAAGAAATGGCGGCCGTCGACCCCAGCACCACCGCCTTCATCACCATCCACAACATGGCCACCTGGATGCTGGGCACCTGGGCGCAGCCCGCCGTGCGTGACCACTGGGGCCCGCTGCTCACCACCGGGCAAAAGCTGGCCAGCTACTGCCTGACCGAACCCGGCGCGGGCTCAGATGCCGCCTCGCTCAAAACCCGGGCCGAGTTGGTGGGCAGTGAATACGTCATCAACGGCAGCAAGGCCTTCATCAGCGGCGCGGGCAGCACCGATGTGCTGGTGCTCATGGCGCGCACGGGCGATGCGCAATCTGGCGCCAGCGGCATCAGCGCCTTTGCCGTGCCTGCCGACACGCCCGGCATCACCTACGGCAAAAAAGAACACAAGATGGGCTGGAACAGCCAGCCCACCCGCACCATCAGCTTTGACAACGTGCGCATCCCTGCCAACCACCTGCTGGGGCAAGAAGGCGAAGGCTTCAAGATTGCCATGAAGGGGCTGGACGGCGGGCGCATCAACATCGCCACCTGCTCCGTCGGCGCTGCCCAGGGCGCACTCACCCAGGCGCAGCAATACATGCAAGACCGCAAGCAGTTTGGCAAAAGCATTGCCAGCTTCCAGGCCCTGCAGTTCAAGCTGGCCGACATGGCCACGGACCTCGTCGCCGCTCGCCAAATGGTGCGCCTGGCCGCCAGCAAGCTCGACGCCGGGGCCCGCGACGCCACCACCTACTGCGCCATGGCCAAACGCTTTGCCACCGATGCAGGCTTTAACGTGGTGAACGAAGCCCTGCAACTGCACGGTGGCTACGGCTACATCCGCGAATACCCGCTAGAGCGCCTGCTGCGCGACGCCCGCGTGCACCAGATTCTGGAAGGCACCAACGAAATCATGCGCGTCATCATCGCCCGCCGCATGCTGGATGGGGACGCGCCGGAGGTGATTCGGTAA
- a CDS encoding lysozyme inhibitor LprI family protein: MVFGTACVMLMGAQAHAQAGAACRPTGTVAEVNACTVQDFQAADTTIQILYEDVMRALSAHERPQLRQEHSAWVRERTVQCKRETQATETQPEGPRLYHQCLTRKTQERRKGLMRWLSNDSPAKP; this comes from the coding sequence ATGGTCTTCGGTACTGCGTGCGTGATGCTGATGGGCGCCCAAGCGCACGCCCAGGCTGGTGCCGCCTGCAGACCCACGGGCACCGTGGCCGAGGTCAATGCCTGCACGGTGCAAGACTTTCAGGCGGCAGACACCACCATCCAGATCCTCTACGAAGACGTGATGCGCGCCCTCTCGGCCCACGAACGCCCGCAACTGCGGCAAGAACATTCCGCCTGGGTGCGCGAGCGCACGGTGCAATGCAAGCGCGAGACGCAAGCCACCGAAACCCAGCCCGAAGGCCCGCGTCTGTACCACCAATGCCTCACGCGCAAAACACAAGAGCGCCGCAAAGGCCTGATGCGCTGGCTGAGCAACGACAGCCCAGCCAAGCCCTGA